From Pelotomaculum schinkii, one genomic window encodes:
- a CDS encoding DUF169 domain-containing protein, with protein sequence MIWQEYSRQLQEVLALDGSPVGVSFSDVPASNGKENRIMPCTAIYQAARKGFTFNICAENCTCPGGLTSLGLSIPTPEKAALTKKFLIEGEKFISCNASFFRMRSLSQGQPPFGVSKYVVIGPLETFELKPDLVLFLCNPGQASRLVLLSTYETGIPLKAQLSGSTCSGAITQPLSKGRVNVTFIDPSSRHLVKGFKDSDLIFSVPFFNVRSIIESIPLSTAGTAQPGMGYKEIIKD encoded by the coding sequence ATGATTTGGCAAGAATACTCCAGACAGCTTCAAGAGGTTTTAGCCTTGGATGGTAGTCCTGTAGGAGTATCGTTTAGTGATGTTCCTGCGAGTAACGGTAAAGAAAATCGGATCATGCCCTGTACTGCGATTTACCAAGCAGCCCGAAAAGGTTTCACGTTTAACATTTGTGCTGAAAATTGTACTTGCCCCGGGGGGCTTACATCATTGGGTTTATCTATTCCTACTCCTGAAAAGGCTGCGTTAACGAAAAAATTTCTTATTGAAGGAGAAAAATTTATTTCCTGCAATGCGTCGTTTTTTCGGATGCGGTCCCTGAGTCAAGGACAACCCCCGTTTGGTGTATCAAAATATGTTGTCATTGGTCCATTGGAGACATTCGAGTTGAAACCTGATTTAGTACTGTTTTTATGTAACCCTGGTCAGGCTAGCCGTCTTGTCTTATTATCAACTTATGAAACTGGGATTCCTTTGAAGGCACAATTATCCGGCTCTACTTGTTCAGGAGCAATTACCCAACCTCTTTCTAAAGGTCGCGTTAATGTTACTTTTATTGACCCTTCCAGCCGGCATCTGGTTAAAGGATTTAAAGACTCAGATCTTATTTTTAGTGTTCCATTTTTCAATGTGCGCAGTATTATTGAAAGCATTCCTTTAAGTACAGCAGGTACAGCCCAACCAGGAATGGGCTATAAGGAAATAATTAAAGATTAA
- a CDS encoding AzlD domain-containing protein, producing MRSEIFLIIAGMAIATLFTRFACLALFRRNGVPVWLEKWLKHVPTAMLTSLIIPVLLLPGGKLDLSLNNHYLLAGCAAALAAYKTRNVLATMSLGLAVMLSLHYVSR from the coding sequence ATGCGCAGTGAGATTTTTTTGATTATTGCCGGCATGGCCATAGCCACCCTTTTCACCCGGTTTGCTTGTTTGGCCCTTTTTCGGCGGAACGGGGTGCCGGTGTGGCTGGAGAAATGGTTAAAGCATGTTCCCACGGCCATGTTGACGTCACTGATTATACCAGTCCTGTTGTTACCCGGAGGAAAGCTGGATTTGAGCTTGAACAACCATTACTTACTGGCTGGTTGTGCCGCTGCTCTGGCAGCCTATAAAACCCGCAACGTGCTGGCCACCATGAGTCTGGGCCTGGCTGTTATGTTATCCCTGCATTATGTGAGTCGATAA